CGGTCGGCGCGATGCTCTCGGGCGAGATCGCCAAGGCGCATGGGCACGAGGGGTTGCCGACCGATAGCATCCGCATCAACCTCACCGGCGTTGCGGGCCAGAGCTTCGGCGCGTGGCTGGCCCACGGGGTGACGCTCGATCTGGTCGGCGATGCCAATGACTATGTCGGCAAGGGCTTGTCGGGCGGGCGCATCATCGTGCGCCAGCCTGCCGAGGCCCCGCGCGCGGCGCAGGACAACATTATCGTCGGCAACACCGTGCTTTACGGCGCGATTGCGGGCGAGGCCTACTTCAACGGTGTCGCGGGCGAACGCTTCGCGGTGCGCAATTCGGGCGCCATTGCGGTGGTCGAAGGCACCGGTGACCACGGCTGCGAATACATGACCGGCGGCGTGGTGGTCGTGCTCGGCAAGACCGGACGCAACTTCGCAGCCGGCATGAGCGGGGGCATCGCCTATGTCTATGACCCCGAGGGCGCGTTCAAGGACCTCGTCAACCATGCGCAGGTCGATCTGCTACCCATCGCCGCCGCGCCGGATGCCGAAGAAGGGACAGGCCGTCCGGCCCAGCGTCCGCGCTCGGTCAACGACTTCGGCATGGGCGATATGCTGCGCCACGATGCCGAGCGGCTGCGCATCCTGATCGAACGCCACCAGCTCCACACCGGCAGCAAGCTGGCGGGCGATCTGCTGGCCGATTGGGACGCGGCGCTGGGGCGCTTCGTCAAGGTCATGCCGCGCGATTATGCCGCAGCGTTGAAACGGCTCGAGGCCGAGCGCCACGAAGCCGCCAGCGTCGCTGCCGAATAGATTTCAGGAACGAGACAGTAAAATGGGCAAGGAAACCGGATTTCTCGAGCTGGACCGTCGCGAGCGGGACTATCTCGATCCCAAGGAACGGCTGAAGAACTACCGCGAATTCGTCATCCAGCCGGATGAGGGAACGCTGGCGGGTCAGGCCTCGCGCTGCATGAATTGCGGCATCCCGTACTGCCATAACGGCTGTCCGGTGAACAACCTGATCCCGGATTGGAACCATCTCGTCTACGAGGCGGACTGGAAGCGCGCGCTGGCGATGCTCCACTCCACCAACAACTTCCCGGAGTTCACTGGCCGCATCTGCCCCGCGCCTTGCGAGGCGGCGTGCACGCTCAACATCGTCGACCAGCCGGTCACCATCAAGTCGATCGAATGCGCCATCATCGACCGCGGGTGGCAGGAAGGCTGGGTCAAGCCGCAGATCCCCGCGAAGAAAACCGGAAAGTCGGTCGCCGTCATCGGCTCGGGCCCGGCGGGTCTCGCCTGCGCGCAGCAATTGGCGCGCGCCGGACATTCCGTGACCGTGTTCGAGAAGTCGGACCGCCTTGGCGGGCTGCTTCGCTACGGCATCCCCGACTTCAAGATGGAAAAGCACCTCATCAACCGCCGCGCCCAGCAGATGGAAGCGGAAGGGGTGACGTTCAAAACCTCCAAGGAAGTCGGCGTCGATATCTCGTTCAAGTCCTTGCAGGAGAACTTCGACGCGGTGGTGCTGGCGGGCGGCGCTGAAGATGCGCGGCCGCTGTCGATCCCCGGCGCGGAGATGCCCGGCGTGCGGCTGGCGATGGAGTTCCTCACCCAGCAGAACAAGCGCGTTGCCGGCGATGACGAGTTGCGCGCGGCCCCGCGCGGCAGCCTGCTGGCGACCGGCAAGCACGTGGTTGTGCTCGGCGGCGGCGATACGGGCAGCGACTGTGTCGGCACCTCGAACCGGCAGGGCGCACTCAGCGTCACGCAGCTCGAAATCATGCCCAAGCCGCCGGAAAAGGAAGACAAGGCGCTCACCTGGCCCGATTGGCCGATGAAGCTGCGCACCTCCTCCAGCCACCAGGAAGGCGTGGAGCGCGACTGGGCGGTGCTGGCCAAGCGCGTGATCGGCGATGGCGAGAAGGTCACCGGCCTCGAATGCGTGCGCGTCGAGTGGGTGGGCGGCCAGATGCAGGAAATGGCGGGGAGCGAGTTCACCATCCCGGCCGATCTGATCCTGTTGGCGATGGGCTTCGTCGGGCCGAAGAAGGCAGGCCTGCTCGAACAGGCGGGCGTGGCTCTGTCCCCGCGCGGCAATGTCGATGCCGATACCGAAAGCTACGCGACCAGCGAGCCGGGCGTCTTCGCCTGCGGCGACATGCGGCGCGGGCAGAGCCTTGTCGTCTGGGCGATCCGCGAAGGCCGTCAGGCCGCGCGCGCCGTGGACGAAGCGCTGATGGGGGTGAGCGAACTGCCGCGGTGAGCGGGGGGCGTGTCCGTTGGCGGATCTTCCCCCGCCAATAGCTGCCGTTCGGCTTGCGCCCCGTAGCGGTCATTCGAGAGGCTTGTTCCGGAAACGATGGCCGCTACAATAACCTCATGAAACCATTACGGCGTTTGACACCGAAATGTCTGTTCTGGGCCTGGGTGCTCGGCTGGGCAACGGCGGTCTATCTGCCAAGTCTCGCGATTGCGCTTTTGTCACTCTCGCCGCTTGCTGCCGGCGAGAACCTCTTGGTTGACACTTTTCAAGTCGCTGACGAAGTTTCGCCTGCTGCCAAGCTGGCTTACGCGATCCTTTTTGGCGGATGTATGTTCGCGATACGAATGGCCGGAGCAAACCGTCGATTGTTTGTCGACGCGCTTGGCGGTGCGGCCAGCATTATGCTTGTGGCGGCCTTTCTCCCCGAGTACTGGTCGAGGGGCTTCGGCATTGGATTGAACGGGATCAGGTTCGAAACAGTCCCGACAACAATTTACGTCATCGGTGGCCTTCTGAGCGGAATTGTTTTTTCCCTTGTTGAAGCGCGGTGTGTTTTGCGCAGCCAGAAACATGCAGGTGATGAAGCCGCTCAAGATTGAGTGTCGGAGCAACTTCCCACCTGATTGCTGGTGGTACCTATTGAGGTTCGCCTTCAGACACCGGAACGCCCGATCCGCAACGCAGCCCTATTCAAACCCCACAAACCGCGCCGCCTCGTCCACGCTCTTGCGCAAGGACACCACGGCATTCGCCGGAAAGTCCGGATCGGGCCAGCCGAGCGCGACCGCTTTCATGATCACCTGATCCTCGGGAATGCCCGCGTGCTCGCGCACCACCGGGCTTTGCATGATGCCCTGCGAGTTTATCACGCAGCCGAGCCCTTTGGACCATGCCGCGTTGACCAGCGCCGTCGTTACCGCGCCGCAATCGAAGGCGGTGTCGTCCGAGCCGCCAAGCTCGCGGTCATAGGTGACGATCACGCACACCGGCGCATCGAACTGGCGGAAGCCGCGCAGCACCCAGTCCTGCCGCGCGTCCTTGTCGTCACGCTCGATCCCCATTGCCCCGAACAATTGCTTGGCGACCTCGACCTGCCGGTCACGGTGGACGCCCGCAAAGGCCTCGCCCCGGCGGAATTCGCGGCTGTCGGGTTCGCCTGCCAGAATCCGCTCGGTGTTGCCCTTGCGGATGCGGTCGAGCGGTTCGCCGGTGATGACGTGGAAGTGCCAGGGCTGGGTGTTCATCGACGTGGGCGAGCGCATCGCCATCGCCAAGATGTCCGCGATCAGCGCACGCGGCACAGGCTTGTCGAGATAGCCGCGAATGCTCCGCCGCCCGAGGACGATTTCGGCGTAAGTCTGGTCAGGCGTGCCGCCCATTATGCTCTCTCCCTTGCACTACCGCCGCAGCGGCTAGCGCAAGGGAGGCGCTGTGTGAAGCGCGTGCGTTCAGCTTTGTGGCAGCAGGAAAGCGGTGGCGGCGACCACCAGCTGGCGGTTGGAATTGTCGGTGTCGCCCAGATTGAAGGCCAACACCCCTTCGCGTCCGCGCGGGCCGAAGAAGCCGCCCGCGATCGAGCCTCGGGCGACATTGCCTGTTGCCAGCAGCAGATCATTATACCCGCCATTGGACGCGCTGACATCGGCCGACCCAGTGAAGACACCGAAGCTGGTGTCTTCGGTCGACACGGTCGACCCGGTGACCAAGCGGCCCTTGAGATCAAGGTTGATCGTAACCCGCCCGGTCGCCGGATTGGCAACCAGCGTCAGGACGGAGGGTGTCATCACATAGGTGGAGCGTGCGCCATTGCCGTTATTCTCGGTCAGGGTCAGACTGCCGAAAATCACGGTGTTGCGATAGGTGACGCTGGCGGCGGGGACATCCGTCACCACAGTCGGCACGCCAAATGCGCAGAAGAACGTTCTCGGATCGGTCGAGACGAGGGTGGAGACCTGCCCGTACCGCACGTAATCGTAAGGCGTGCCATTGCCGAGGGGAGTGTTGACCGAGAAACGATCGGTAAAGCCGTTGAGGCCTGCTTTGCTGTAACGCTCGGTATTGGGTGTCGTGTCGCGATTGGTCTGGTCGAAGCTCAGTTCAAACCGCTCATCCGGCGATTGGCTGACTGTCCGGATCACGTAATTGGGTGCGGCACGGTCTGACTGGATCGTGATCGCCTGTCCGAAGCTTGAAGAAATTTGCGGCAGCAACTGCGCGCTGCGCGTGCGCGTCCCGCTGCAGATGGCGTTGAAGTTCTGCACGCCTGTCAGCTGCGCGAAGGTCTGATAGGTCGGCGTCGGAGTCGGGCTGGGCGTTGGGGAGGGGGAAGGTGTGGGCGTTCCGCCACCGCCGCCGGTGGGCGGGGGCGATCCACCACCGCTATCACCGCCGCCGCACGCAGCTAGGGCCAGCGCGAGAGCCGCGCTTGCGAGAAACCGTGTTGTCATTGATGTGCCCCCAAATTACTCAAGTGGGCACCAAACTATCCGTAAGACTATCGAAAGCAAGCCAAAATCGCCGCACGAGTGTTGCGTTTTTTACGCCGCTTTCGCCAGCTCCAGCTCCAGCCGGTCCCAGATTTCCACCAGCGCTTCGGTCAGCTCGTCCATCATCGCGTCGGTGTGGTGCGGGCCTGGGGTGAAGCGCAGGCGCTCGGTGCCGCGCGGCACGGTGGGGAAGTTGATCGGCTGCACATAGACGCCGTATTCGGCGAGCAGAATGTCGCTGATCTTCTTGGCGCGGATCGGATCGCCGACCATCAGGGGGACGATGTGGGTGACAGAATCCATCACCGGCAGGCCAGCCTCCGCAAACTTCAGCTTGAGCATCGCTGCGGCGCGCTGCTGGGCGTTGCGCTCGACACTGCTTTCTTTCAGATGCCGTACCGATGCGAGCACGCCCGCCACCAGCACCGGCGACAGCGAGGTCGTGAAGATGAACCCCGGCGCGTAGGAACGGATGCAGTCGACCACCTTGGTGCTCGCCGCGATATAGCCGCCCATCACGCCGAACGCCTTGCCCAGCGTCCCTTCGATGATGTCGATCCGGTGCGCGGCATTGTCCCGCTCCGAAATGCCGCCGCCGCGCGCGCCGTACATGCCGACCGCGTGGACTTCGTCGATATAGGTGAGGGCGTTGTACTTCTCGGCCAGGTCGCAGATCGCGTGGATCGGGGCGACATCGCCGTCCATCGAATAGACGCTTTCGAAGGCGATCAGCTTGGGCGTGTCGATATCGACCGAGGCGAGCAGCTCTTCCAGATGGGCCACATCATTGTGGCGGAACACGCGCTTTTCGCAGCCCGAATTGCGGATGCCGGCGATCATGCTGGCGTGGTTCAGCTCGTCGGAGAAAATCACGCAACCGGGCAGCAGCTTGGCGAGGGTCGAAAGGGTCGCGTCGTTGGAGACATACCCGCTGGTGAACAGCAGCGCGGCATCCTTGCCGTGCAGGTCGGCCAGTTCATTCTCCAGCTGCACGTGCAGATGCGTGTTGCCGCCGATATTGCGCGTGCCGCCCGATCCTGCGCCGACATCGTGGAGCGCGGCTTCCATCGCGCCGATCACCTTGTCGTGCTGGCCCATGCACAGATAGTCGTTCGAGCACCACACCGTGATCGGCTTGGGGCCATTGTGGCCGTGGAAACAGCGCGCGTTGGGATAGGCGCCCTTGTTGCGCAGGATATCGATGAAGACGCGGTAGCGGCCTTCCTCATGCAGCCGGTCAATCGCGGAATCGAAGATCTGGTCGTAGTTCACGTAAGCCGTCTCTTGCCTGTAGCGGCCACCGGAGCGGACGCTGGGTTCCTGCTTTGCTTTTCTATCCCGCCATAACGTGCCAGTGGCCGCTTGGTTTCGCGGATATTTAGGAGCGGGCAAAAGCTTTTGCCACAGCGATCTTTGCGAGTGTTTCGCAAGCGGTCATGCGAAAATCAGAACGCCTCTGCCGCGCCGAAGCCGCGGGCCGCCAGCGCCGATTCAAGGCCGTCTGCGCCGGTGACAGGGCCGGTGACGACGAAGCGGTTGGGGTGGGGCGCGGCGAAGCTCTGCCCTTCGAGCAGGTGGGCGATGCGCCGCGCGATGCCCTGTGCGCCGTCGATCTGGCGGACCTGCGGGCCGAAGGCGGCGGCCAGCTCGTCGGCCAGCAAGGGGAAGTGGGTGCAGGCGAGCACCAGCGTGTCGATCGGTGCGCCGTCCACCATTGCGGTCAGCCGCGCGTGGACATCCGCGATCAGCGCCGGATCGACCGGCTGGCCGCGCAGCTTGGCCTCGGCGGCGGCGACAAGTCCGGGGGCGGCCACGCGCAGCAACCGCTTGCCGCTGGCGAACTGCGCCTCAAGGTCGTCGACATAACGCTGCCGGATGGTCGCATCTGTGCCGACCAGACCGATGGTGCCGGTCTGCGTCATCGATGCGGCGGGCTTGATGGCAGGCACGGTGCCGACGATCGGGATTTCCAGTACATCGCGCACCATGCCCAGCGCGATGGTGCTGGCGGTGTTGCAGGCGATACAGGCGAGGCGCGGCTGATACCGCTCCGCCATCCGCCCCAGCAGCCCGGCCACCCGGGTGGCAATCTGCGTCTCGGTCTTGGTGCCATAGGGCAGCCCGGCCAGGTCGGCGGCGTAGATCACCGGAGCATCCGGCAGCACGGCGCGCAGCGCGTCATACACCGTCAGCCCGCCGACGCCGGAATCGAACAGCAGAATGGGGGAGGTGGGATCGGCCATCGTGCGGCGGCGATGGCCGAGCTACCTGTTCGGGTCAACTCTTTGGCGCAGGCAACGCCTTTAGCACGCTGCTGACTTCGACGCCGAGTTCGGCCAGCCTGGCCTCGCTCCACGTGTAGTATTCCCGGAAGGACACACGTCCGTCGTCATCGGTATCGGAAGCGGCGTAGAATTCGGCGACCTGCGCCGGGTCGGTGCCGTCGCCGAGCACGGCATTGCCGTTGTGGTCCTGCCCGGCTTCGACCGGAAAAGCGGGGTCGAGCAGGGCAAGGTCGATGAAAGGCGATTCCGGGCTTTCGAGGTACCCGCTGCCGTTCGCGTCGAGCTTGTCGAAAATCGGCTCGAGATTGTTCTCGATCTTGATCTCGCGCTGTGCGGGTTTGGCCCAAGTTGCGTATTCGCGCGGTGAAATCCTGCCATCACCATCGGTGTCGGCCTGCGCGTAGAAGCCGTCACGCAGCGCGCCCGTGTCGATCTGAAACGCGTCGCCGGCCAATTCGGCGGTACCATTGCCGTTCGGGGTGTAGGTCGGGTTGCCGCTTGCCCGGATGAGCGGGGGCGCCTCGTTGCCTTCGAGATAGCCCGAACGATCAGTGTCCAATTGTTCGAAGGTGACGGGCGCGACGAGCAGCAGGTCGCCCGGCTTCAGGGCCATTTCTGCCGTGCCTGAATGGGAGAACAGGATGATTGCTGCGGCGGACAAAATGCTCATGGTTGCGGCTCCTGTGACAAGGTGTCTGGTCCGCCATTGTTTCCCGGATTGCGCGGGTGTTTCGAGGTCCGGCAAGCGGGGTACCGCCTGGCCGTACCCCTCGTTTTGCGCGAGCATCCGCGCCGCTTCGAGCGATGATCCGGCATCCAGCTTGGTGCGCGCCATCTTCAGCCGCTTTTCGACCGCGTGGTGCGAAATGCCGAGGTCGATTGCGATCTCCTTGGCGGTCCGGTGTTGGAGCCACAGGCGCAGCACCTCCTTTTCGCGTTCGGTCAGCCGATCGGTCACATCATTCGCATCCATGGCGATCAGCGTAGCGGTACGCGCGACGGCACGAAAGTATGGTCAGACCGTAATCGGGCACCTTAGCCATCCAAGCCTCACTTAGGTTTAGACGAATCGCCTTGCGCGGCTATTACAGCGCGATGGAACCCGTTTTCGCCGCCCTGCTTGGCTTTGCGCTTGGCTCGATCCCCTTCGGCCTGATCCTTACCCGCGCCGCCGGCCTTGGCGATGTGCGCAATATTGGCAGCGGGAGCATCGGCGCGACCAATGTGCTGCGCACCGGCAACAAGGGGTTGGCGGCGGCGACCGTGTTGCTCGATGCGGCCAAGGCGGTGATCCCGGTGCTGGTCGCCAAAACGTTCTGGCCCGGGACCGAAGGCATTGCGGCGGTTGCGGCAGTCGCGGGACATTGCTTCACCCCGTGGCTCGCCTTCAAGGGCGGCAAGGGTTTTGCAAGCGCCGCTGGCGCGCTGCTGGCGCTCGCCTGGCCGGCAATGCTGGCCTGTGCCGCGATCTGGGCGATCACGCTGTTTGTGAGCCGCATTTCCTCCGTATCGTCGATGGTCACCATTGTCGCCGCGCCGCTCGTGGCGTGGGGGCTGGGCTACCCCAGTGTGATTGCGCCGCTGATCGCGATTGCTGCCATCGTGCTGGTGCAACACCGCGCCAATATCGGCCGGCTGATGCGCGGGGAGGAGCCGAAGGTGGGTTCCTCAGGCAAGGCATCGTGACTTCCCCTTCATCCCTTTCATTGTCACCCCAGCGAAAGCTGGGGCCTAGGGCCACACAGGGCAGCGCTTGCCGCCCTAGGTCCCAGCTTTCGCTGGGATGACGAAAGTGAAGGAAGAGGTCGCACTCACACTCACCCAAGCCGAAGCTTTCGCGCGCATTCGCCTGCTGCGCTCGCCCAACATCGGGCCGGTCAGCTATCGGCAGCTCCTCGCGCGGTTCGGCACGGCCGGGGCGGCGCTCGATGCCTTGCCCGATCTCGCCAGCCGGGGGAGGGGGCCATACCGGCCTGCCAACGCTGAAATGATCGAGCGTGAGGTCAGCGAGGTTCGCCGCGCAGGCGCGCGTTACCTGTTCCACGATCAGCCGGATTACCCCGCGTTGCTGGCCGAACTGGACTCCGCTCCGCCGATCATCACCTGCCGGGGGAGGCTGGCACTCGCCAGCGCGCCCTGTGTTGCGCTGGTCGGCGCGCGCAATGCCAGCGCGGCGGCGGTCAAGCTGGCACGCGACTTTGCCGCAGGGCTGGCCGAGGCGGGCTTCACGGTGGTCTCGGGCCTTGCCCGCGGTATCGACGGCGCGGCGCACGAAGGTGCTTTCCCGCAGACCATCGGCGTCATCGCGAGCGGGATCGACATCACCTATCCGCCGCAGCACGTCGCCTTGCAGGAGCGCATCGCGACCGAAGGCCTGCTGATCGCCGAACAGCCCCCCGGCACCGAGCCGCGCGGGCGGCATTTCCCCTCGCGCAACCGGATCATCGCAGGTTTGGCGCTCGGCACGCTCGTGGTAGAGGCCGCGCCGCAATCAGGCAGCCTCATCACCGCAAGGCTGGCGGGCGAGGCGGGGCGCGAGGTGATGGCGATCCCCGGCTCGCCGCTCGATCCGCGCGCCTTGGGGTGCAACCAGCTGATCCGCGAAGGGGCGGTGCTGGTGCAGACGCCGGACGAAGTGATCGAACTGCTGCAAAGCTTCACCGGCGCGCCGCGATCACGTTTCCGGGTCAGCGAGGGGTCGGCGGAGTTCGACTATGCCGAACTCGCCCGGCTGGACTGGGGGGAGTCGCGGGCTGATTTGAGCGGCGATATCGCGGGCCTGCTCACCAACGCGCCCATCGGCATCGACGAGCTGATCCGCCAATCCGGCGCCAGTCCGGCGGAAGTGCACATGGCGCTGCTCGAACTGGAACTGGCGGGCGATCTGGTGCGCGAGGCGGACGGCGCAGTCCGGAGGGCGGGGTGAAACCTTTTTCATCACCCCGGATCAAGTCCGGGGTGACGTAGAAGGGAAATCCCCTTGACGCTTCCCGCCGCGCCGCCCCACCCTCGCGCGTACGTACACGTAAGGACACCTCTCTCAGCTTATGCAGCTTGTCATCGTTGAATCCCCCGCCAAGGCCAAAACCATCGAGAAGTATCTCGGCAAGGACTTCAAGGTTCTCGCATCCTACGGCCATGTCCGCGATCTGCCGCCCAAGGATGGCAGCGTTGATCCCGATGCTGACTTTGCAATGGAGTGGGAACTCTACCGCGACAAGCAGAGCCGCTTCAAGGAAATCGCCGATGCTGCCAAGGGCGCATCGCGCCTCGTGCTGGCGACCGACCCTGACCGCGAGGGCGAGGCGATCAGCTGGCACGTGCTGGAGCTGCTGAAGAAGCGCAAGAGCGTGCCCGCGCTGGTCGACCGGGTGACCTTCAACGCCATCACCAAGACCGCCGTGCTGGGGGCGATGGCCAAGCCGCGCGTGCTCGATCAGCCGCTGATCGACGCCTATCTGGCGCGCCGCGCATTGGATTACCTGTTCGGCTTCACGCTCTCGCCGGTGCTGTGGCGCAAGCTGCCTGGTGCCAAGAGCGCCGGGCGCGTGCAGTCGGTGGCGCTGCGCCTGATCGTCGAGCGTGAGCGCGAGATCGAGGCCTTCCGCGCGGACGAATACTGGAGCGTCGTTGCGCGGATGCAGCACGACGGGACCGAGTTCGATGCGCGTCTGGTGCGCTTCCGCGGCGAGAAGCTGGAGAAGCTGAGCCTCGGCGCGCAAGGGATTGCGATGGAGGCCAAGGCCGCCGTGGAGGCCGGGCGCTTCACGGTCGAAGGCGTCGAGACCAAGCCGCTGAAGCGCAACCCCGCGCCGCCGTTCACCACCTCGACCCTGCAACAGGAGGCCGCGCGCAAGCTCGGTTTCTCGGCGCAGCACACCATGCGGCTCGCCCAGAGCCTGTATGAGGCGGGCGCGATCACCTATATGCGGACCGATGGCGTGCAGATGGACCCGGGCGCGATCATGGCGCTGCGCGATGCCATCGCGGCGCGGTATGACAGTGCGTACCTTCCGGAAAAGCCCCGCTTTTACAGCACCAAGGCGAAGAATGCTCAGGAAGCGCACGAAGCGATCCGCCCGACCGATTTCACCCGCGAACGCGGCGGGGCGGGTGACGAGGGCAAGCTCTACGACCTCATCTTCAAGCGCGCCATGGCCAGCCAGATGGCGACCGCGCAACTGGAACGCACCACCGTCACCTTCCGCGACGCGACCGGCCAGCACGAGCTGCGCGCCACCGGCCAGGTGATCCGCTTCCCCGGCTATCTTGCAGTGTATCAGGAAGGCTTCGACGACGCGGAAGACGATGAAAGCGGCCTGCTGCCGGTGATGAAAGCAGGCGACAGCCCGGCCAAGCGCGCCGTGGATGCCACCCAGCACTTCACCCAGCCGCCGCCGCGCTTTTCGGAAGCGTCGCTGGTCAAGCGGTTGGAGGAGCTCGGCATCGGGCGGCCGTCCACCTATGCCTCGACCATCCAGACCCTGCGTGACCGCGCCTATGTGCGGATGGAGAAGAACCGCTTCTTCGCGGAGGAATCCGGCCGGTTGCTGACCGCCTTTCTCGAACGCTTCTTCCCCACCTATGTCGCCTATGATTTCACCGCGGGGATGGAGGACGAACTCGACGTCGTTTCCGACGGGCGCGAGGATTACAAGCTGCTGCTCGCCCGCTTCTGGAAGGACTTCAAGCCCAAGGCCGACGAGGTGATGGAGAAGCTGCCTTCGGAAGTGACCGAGGCACTGGACGAATACCTCTCCGACTTCCTCTTCCCGCCCAAGGACGACGGCAGCGACCCGCGCGCTTGCCCGCTTTGCGCCAGTGAGGGCCGCGCCAATGGCCGGCTCGCGCTGCGCGGCGGCAAGTTCGGGGCGTTCGTGGCCTGCGTGAACTATCCCGAGTGCAAATACACGCGCCGCTTCGCCCAGCCGGGCGGCGAGGGCGAGGGCGGGGCCGATGACGGCGTCATGGGCCAGCACCCCGAAACGGGCGAGGACATCCACCGCAAGACCGGCCGCTTTGGCCCCTATGTCCAGATGGGCGATGGCAAGGAAGCCAAGCGCGCCTCGATCCCCAAGGACCTGGACGACTTTGATCTGGACTGGGCGGTGAAGCTGCTCGAT
This DNA window, taken from Porphyrobacter sp. ULC335, encodes the following:
- a CDS encoding glutamate synthase subunit beta: MGKETGFLELDRRERDYLDPKERLKNYREFVIQPDEGTLAGQASRCMNCGIPYCHNGCPVNNLIPDWNHLVYEADWKRALAMLHSTNNFPEFTGRICPAPCEAACTLNIVDQPVTIKSIECAIIDRGWQEGWVKPQIPAKKTGKSVAVIGSGPAGLACAQQLARAGHSVTVFEKSDRLGGLLRYGIPDFKMEKHLINRRAQQMEAEGVTFKTSKEVGVDISFKSLQENFDAVVLAGGAEDARPLSIPGAEMPGVRLAMEFLTQQNKRVAGDDELRAAPRGSLLATGKHVVVLGGGDTGSDCVGTSNRQGALSVTQLEIMPKPPEKEDKALTWPDWPMKLRTSSSHQEGVERDWAVLAKRVIGDGEKVTGLECVRVEWVGGQMQEMAGSEFTIPADLILLAMGFVGPKKAGLLEQAGVALSPRGNVDADTESYATSEPGVFACGDMRRGQSLVVWAIREGRQAARAVDEALMGVSELPR
- a CDS encoding nitroreductase, with protein sequence MGGTPDQTYAEIVLGRRSIRGYLDKPVPRALIADILAMAMRSPTSMNTQPWHFHVITGEPLDRIRKGNTERILAGEPDSREFRRGEAFAGVHRDRQVEVAKQLFGAMGIERDDKDARQDWVLRGFRQFDAPVCVIVTYDRELGGSDDTAFDCGAVTTALVNAAWSKGLGCVINSQGIMQSPVVREHAGIPEDQVIMKAVALGWPDPDFPANAVVSLRKSVDEAARFVGFE
- the hemA gene encoding 5-aminolevulinate synthase; amino-acid sequence: MNYDQIFDSAIDRLHEEGRYRVFIDILRNKGAYPNARCFHGHNGPKPITVWCSNDYLCMGQHDKVIGAMEAALHDVGAGSGGTRNIGGNTHLHVQLENELADLHGKDAALLFTSGYVSNDATLSTLAKLLPGCVIFSDELNHASMIAGIRNSGCEKRVFRHNDVAHLEELLASVDIDTPKLIAFESVYSMDGDVAPIHAICDLAEKYNALTYIDEVHAVGMYGARGGGISERDNAAHRIDIIEGTLGKAFGVMGGYIAASTKVVDCIRSYAPGFIFTTSLSPVLVAGVLASVRHLKESSVERNAQQRAAAMLKLKFAEAGLPVMDSVTHIVPLMVGDPIRAKKISDILLAEYGVYVQPINFPTVPRGTERLRFTPGPHHTDAMMDELTEALVEIWDRLELELAKAA
- the murI gene encoding glutamate racemase produces the protein MADPTSPILLFDSGVGGLTVYDALRAVLPDAPVIYAADLAGLPYGTKTETQIATRVAGLLGRMAERYQPRLACIACNTASTIALGMVRDVLEIPIVGTVPAIKPAASMTQTGTIGLVGTDATIRQRYVDDLEAQFASGKRLLRVAAPGLVAAAEAKLRGQPVDPALIADVHARLTAMVDGAPIDTLVLACTHFPLLADELAAAFGPQVRQIDGAQGIARRIAHLLEGQSFAAPHPNRFVVTGPVTGADGLESALAARGFGAAEAF
- a CDS encoding LuxR C-terminal-related transcriptional regulator, which translates into the protein MDANDVTDRLTEREKEVLRLWLQHRTAKEIAIDLGISHHAVEKRLKMARTKLDAGSSLEAARMLAQNEGYGQAVPRLPDLETPAQSGKQWRTRHLVTGAATMSILSAAAIILFSHSGTAEMALKPGDLLLVAPVTFEQLDTDRSGYLEGNEAPPLIRASGNPTYTPNGNGTAELAGDAFQIDTGALRDGFYAQADTDGDGRISPREYATWAKPAQREIKIENNLEPIFDKLDANGSGYLESPESPFIDLALLDPAFPVEAGQDHNGNAVLGDGTDPAQVAEFYAASDTDDDGRVSFREYYTWSEARLAELGVEVSSVLKALPAPKS
- the plsY gene encoding glycerol-3-phosphate 1-O-acyltransferase PlsY — encoded protein: MEPVFAALLGFALGSIPFGLILTRAAGLGDVRNIGSGSIGATNVLRTGNKGLAAATVLLDAAKAVIPVLVAKTFWPGTEGIAAVAAVAGHCFTPWLAFKGGKGFASAAGALLALAWPAMLACAAIWAITLFVSRISSVSSMVTIVAAPLVAWGLGYPSVIAPLIAIAAIVLVQHRANIGRLMRGEEPKVGSSGKAS
- the dprA gene encoding DNA-processing protein DprA, with amino-acid sequence MTKVKEEVALTLTQAEAFARIRLLRSPNIGPVSYRQLLARFGTAGAALDALPDLASRGRGPYRPANAEMIEREVSEVRRAGARYLFHDQPDYPALLAELDSAPPIITCRGRLALASAPCVALVGARNASAAAVKLARDFAAGLAEAGFTVVSGLARGIDGAAHEGAFPQTIGVIASGIDITYPPQHVALQERIATEGLLIAEQPPGTEPRGRHFPSRNRIIAGLALGTLVVEAAPQSGSLITARLAGEAGREVMAIPGSPLDPRALGCNQLIREGAVLVQTPDEVIELLQSFTGAPRSRFRVSEGSAEFDYAELARLDWGESRADLSGDIAGLLTNAPIGIDELIRQSGASPAEVHMALLELELAGDLVREADGAVRRAG
- the topA gene encoding type I DNA topoisomerase, whose amino-acid sequence is MQLVIVESPAKAKTIEKYLGKDFKVLASYGHVRDLPPKDGSVDPDADFAMEWELYRDKQSRFKEIADAAKGASRLVLATDPDREGEAISWHVLELLKKRKSVPALVDRVTFNAITKTAVLGAMAKPRVLDQPLIDAYLARRALDYLFGFTLSPVLWRKLPGAKSAGRVQSVALRLIVEREREIEAFRADEYWSVVARMQHDGTEFDARLVRFRGEKLEKLSLGAQGIAMEAKAAVEAGRFTVEGVETKPLKRNPAPPFTTSTLQQEAARKLGFSAQHTMRLAQSLYEAGAITYMRTDGVQMDPGAIMALRDAIAARYDSAYLPEKPRFYSTKAKNAQEAHEAIRPTDFTRERGGAGDEGKLYDLIFKRAMASQMATAQLERTTVTFRDATGQHELRATGQVIRFPGYLAVYQEGFDDAEDDESGLLPVMKAGDSPAKRAVDATQHFTQPPPRFSEASLVKRLEELGIGRPSTYASTIQTLRDRAYVRMEKNRFFAEESGRLLTAFLERFFPTYVAYDFTAGMEDELDVVSDGREDYKLLLARFWKDFKPKADEVMEKLPSEVTEALDEYLSDFLFPPKDDGSDPRACPLCASEGRANGRLALRGGKFGAFVACVNYPECKYTRRFAQPGGEGEGGADDGVMGQHPETGEDIHRKTGRFGPYVQMGDGKEAKRASIPKDLDDFDLDWAVKLLDLPRIIGAHPDTGLEIEANIGRYGPYLRHDGKYGKLTNTREVFEVGMNRAVDLLAQAANRGGASRGTSEPIATLGAHPVSGGEIKVMPGRYGPYVTDGTTNATIPRDAKPEDVTLAAAIELIDARIAKGPAKGKAKKKAAPKKAAAKKPAAKKAPAKKKAAPKKAVSATK